From Cyclopterus lumpus isolate fCycLum1 chromosome 4, fCycLum1.pri, whole genome shotgun sequence, a single genomic window includes:
- the srek1ip1 gene encoding protein SREK1IP1: MLFSSSTERLLAEKRSFKPAQTIAPTSSPPGGGSATTVQFASRQKEEDGNSSLFNKCFRADVVLSEKLVEIVVDSRYNNDPPFGFIVESTMAVPGPNKDNIRAGCKKCGYPGHLTFECRNFVRVDPQKDIVLDVSSTSSEESEEDDVPAAQGNEKLGRSRGSRHNENDGRKGRHKRKKSGDRKSRKRSNSSSDEATKKKKKCSSSHSSSDEEERGKKKKVKSRKKKSKKTKKEHGKQQKKRQKKRKQESSSSPSASSSSGGSSDNG, translated from the exons ATGTTATTCAGCTCTTCAACTGAGAGGCTGCTGGCGGAAAAAAGATCCTTTAAACCGGCGCAAACTATTGCTCCAACCTCCAGTCCACCTGGTGGCGGCAGTGCGACAACAGTTCAGTTTGCGAGccgacaaaaagaagaagacggaaATAGTAGTTTGTTCAACAAATGTTTCCGGGCCGACGTTGTTTTGAGTGAAAAGCTCGTGGAAATTGTGGTTGATTCGCGTTATAATAACGACCCCCCTTTCGGCTTCATCGTGGAGAGCACAATGGCTGTCCCAG GTCCTAATAAGGACAACATCCGAGCTGGGTGTAAGAAATGTGGATATC cGGGCCACTTGACCTTCGAGTGCCGGAACTTTGTCAGAGTTGACCCCCAGAAGGACATTGTTCTGGATGTAAGTAGCACCAGCAGCGAGGAAAGTGAAGAGGACGACGTGCCTGCAGCTCAGGGCAACGAGAAGCTGGGGCGAAGTCGAG GTTCCCGTCATAATGAAAATGATGGTAGAAAAGGGAGACACAAACGGAAGAAGAGCGGTGACAGGAAGTCCAGAAAGAG ATCTAACTCGTCGAGTGATGAggctacaaagaaaaaaaagaaatgcagcagtTCCCACTCCTCatctgatgaagaggagagggggaagaaaaagaaagtgaaaagtcggaagaagaaaagcaaaaagaccaaaaaggaACATgggaagcagcagaagaagagacagaagaagaggaaacaagaatcctcctcttctccgtcTGCTTCTTCCAGCTCTGGTGGATCCTCAGACAATGGCTGA